Proteins encoded by one window of Acetivibrio thermocellus ATCC 27405:
- a CDS encoding IS256-like element ISCth5 family transposase yields MATNNRMALLEQLSKYVVEKDKDFLKEALTLLINALMDAEVTSIIGAEKYERNNNRNNYRNGYRLREWDTRVGTLQLSIPKLRHGSYFPSLLEPRKMSEKALLNVVQEAYVHGVSTRKVDELVEALGMKGIDKSEVSRISKQLDEFVEEFKNRRLEGEYPYLWLDATFPKVREGGRVCSMALVIAVGVNQQGEREILGFDVGMSEDGAFWEEFLRRLVARGLKGVRLVISDAHEGLKAAIKKILTGSAWQRCRVHFMRNVLSQVPKHYQGMVSSIIRTIFAQNDQESAREQLRHVVDELKNRFPKAMKILEEAEEEILAYMAFPREHWAQIHSTNPLERLNREIRRRTDVVCIFPNREAVIRLVGAMLMEQNDEWKVGRRYFSLESMSKITSINEFTLTPVALLHK; encoded by the coding sequence GTGGCTACTAATAATAGAATGGCACTTTTAGAACAACTTAGCAAGTATGTTGTTGAAAAAGATAAAGATTTTTTAAAAGAAGCATTAACATTACTCATTAATGCCCTAATGGATGCGGAAGTTACATCAATAATAGGTGCTGAAAAGTATGAAAGAAATAATAATAGAAACAACTATCGCAATGGATATCGTCTAAGAGAATGGGATACTCGAGTAGGAACATTACAGTTAAGCATTCCCAAGTTACGTCACGGAAGTTATTTTCCAAGTCTTTTAGAACCGAGGAAAATGTCAGAGAAAGCATTATTGAATGTAGTTCAGGAAGCCTATGTTCATGGAGTAAGTACCAGGAAGGTGGATGAACTTGTAGAAGCTCTTGGAATGAAAGGGATTGATAAAAGCGAAGTATCAAGAATCAGTAAGCAACTGGATGAATTTGTAGAAGAATTTAAAAACCGTAGACTGGAAGGAGAATATCCTTACCTTTGGCTTGATGCCACTTTCCCCAAGGTTCGGGAAGGAGGCAGGGTATGCAGTATGGCACTAGTTATAGCAGTAGGAGTTAATCAACAAGGTGAACGGGAAATATTAGGTTTTGATGTAGGGATGAGTGAAGACGGGGCTTTTTGGGAGGAGTTTTTAAGAAGGCTGGTAGCAAGGGGTCTAAAAGGTGTAAGGCTTGTAATCAGTGATGCACATGAAGGGCTGAAGGCTGCAATAAAGAAGATTTTAACGGGAAGTGCATGGCAAAGATGCCGTGTACATTTTATGAGAAACGTATTAAGCCAGGTACCAAAGCATTATCAGGGAATGGTATCATCGATAATACGGACAATATTTGCCCAGAATGATCAGGAATCTGCGAGGGAACAGTTAAGGCATGTAGTAGATGAGCTTAAAAATCGTTTTCCAAAAGCAATGAAAATTCTTGAAGAAGCAGAAGAAGAAATCCTGGCATATATGGCTTTTCCCCGTGAGCATTGGGCACAGATACACTCCACCAATCCTCTTGAGAGACTTAACCGGGAAATTCGCCGTCGAACGGATGTTGTTTGCATATTTCCAAATCGTGAGGCGGTAATCCGATTGGTAGGAGCAATGCTCATGGAACAAAATGATGAATGGAAAGTAGGGCGGCGCTATTTCAGTCTGGAATCAATGTCAAAGATTACATCGATAAATGAATTTACATTGACACCAGTAGCTTTAT